One window of Thermacetogenium phaeum DSM 12270 genomic DNA carries:
- a CDS encoding TM1802 family CRISPR-associated protein has protein sequence MKLDFLSDFEDPYLQSERGKGVFLAGVLLGYMARCQVGKEGDIKKAPLFKQIDFGRMDLKRLKRQLARVPQLISAYEGMQKHSYLINRLAAEVGRLILSGNGDLGIDGNFAFTVGFGNAASYFWKIFGKEGKEELDNEGGN, from the coding sequence GTGAAACTGGATTTTCTATCGGATTTTGAGGATCCCTATCTGCAGAGTGAGCGGGGCAAAGGGGTCTTCCTGGCCGGGGTTCTTCTCGGCTACATGGCCCGCTGCCAGGTGGGGAAAGAGGGCGACATCAAGAAAGCCCCTCTTTTCAAGCAGATCGACTTCGGCAGGATGGACTTGAAGCGCTTGAAGAGGCAGCTGGCCCGGGTGCCCCAGCTGATCAGCGCCTACGAGGGGATGCAGAAGCATTCCTACCTGATCAACCGGCTGGCAGCCGAGGTGGGCAGGCTGATCCTGTCGGGGAACGGCGACCTGGGGATTGACGGCAATTTTGCCTTTACCGTCGGTTTTGGCAACGCCGCCAGTTACTTCTGGAAGATCTTTGGTAAAGAAGGGAAAGAAGAATTGGACAATGAGGGAGGTAATTAA